The genomic region GCCTATGAAAAGAATTGCTCTTGTTTGATTTTTATTACAGCAATACTTATCATTTGGATCTCTTTTAAAAATATCAGCAAAAAGTTTATGAAATTGAGAAATAAACTTGACTAGATTATATCTAGTCTTTTTTACATCGTCATTATCCATTTTATCACCACATAAAAAAAGTAGTTAGAATCCTTACTATTAGAATTCTAACTACTTTACTTCAAAAAGTCAAGTTTGTATTAAAAAGATTTAATTTGTGAACATTTGTGTCCAATAAGTGGTTCCATTCTTAACTACATATCCTACTCCAATAGTTCCAAATTTAGGGTTAAGTATATTGGCCCTATGACCTGGTGAATTCATCCAGCCCTTTACAACAGATTGAGCATTTGGATAGCCTTTAGCTATATTCTCCCCAGCAGTTCTATAATTTATACCAAAATTTTTCATCATAGTGAAAGGGTCGCCATAAGTTGGGGAATTATGGCTAAAGTAATTTTTGTCAGCCATGTCTTGGGATTTAAATCTAGCAACTCTTGAGAGTTCATCACTATGAGTAAGAGGAGCTAATCCAGCTTTTTTTCTTTCCTCATTAACCAATCTAACAACTTCTAGTTCTACAGCCTTAGTTTGATCAGTAATATTAGGCTCTGTATTTTCAGTAGGCTTTTCTACTGGTTTTTCTGGTTCTACAGGTTGTTCTTTATCGTCATTAGGTTTGCTGGGTGTTTCTTGGTTAGGTTTATAATAATCTTTATAGTACTTAGAGTAATAATTTGATATATAACTGTACAAATTATTATTTTTATATGGTGAATAGTAATTTACCCTTCTAAAACTACTTGCAAAAGTTAAATTTCCTGACATTAGAATCACTAGAGCTATTGATAAAGATAAAATAACTTTTTTAAAATTATTTTTCATTAAATACCCTCCTAAGTTTTTTAAGGTTCCATCTATCCCCCTTTTTATTTTTTATTTGTTATTGAGTATATCACTCATAGCTTGTCTATCAACCCTTAGAATATGGTCAGGTGGGAAAAGACTAGTAAAAGGAAAAAGTTCTACCACAATTAGTAGAACTTTCTTTTAATAGTTGTTTAAATCAAAAGTTATTTAATTTTTATCTGGTGGTATACCTTTTTCCCTTTTCTTATTAGAATTTTGTTATCTGTAAAGTCCTCAGTTTTCACGGTTAGTTTAGGATTTGTAATCCTACTTTCATCTATATATAAACCACCTTGTTTTATTAAGCGTCTACCTTCACCATTTGATTGAGTAAGTTTTATCTCGGTAAGAAGATCTAAAATTCCTACTCCATTTTCAAATTTATAAGAATCAAATTCTGTTGTAGGAATATCTTTAACATCTTTTCCACCTTGGAATAGAGATTTTGCGGCTTTCTGAGCCCTTATAGCCTCTTCCTTACCATGAACAAGTTTTGTAACTTCATAGGCTAAAACTTCTTTTCCTTTATTAATTTCAGCCCCCTCTAAAGATCCTAAACTTTTAACTTCTTCCATAGGTAAGAAGGTTAATTGTGCTAAAAATTTTTCAACATCTCTATCGTCTACATTTCTTAAATATTGATAGAATTCATAAGGGGAAGTTTTTTCAGGATCTAACCATATAGTTCCAGCTTCAGTTTTACCCATTTTCTTTCCTTCGGCAGTAGTTAAAAGATT from Tissierellales bacterium harbors:
- a CDS encoding CAP domain-containing protein: MKNNFKKVILSLSIALVILMSGNLTFASSFRRVNYYSPYKNNNLYSYISNYYSKYYKDYYKPNQETPSKPNDDKEQPVEPEKPVEKPTENTEPNITDQTKAVELEVVRLVNEERKKAGLAPLTHSDELSRVARFKSQDMADKNYFSHNSPTYGDPFTMMKNFGINYRTAGENIAKGYPNAQSVVKGWMNSPGHRANILNPKFGTIGVGYVVKNGTTYWTQMFTN